The Cyclopterus lumpus isolate fCycLum1 chromosome 12, fCycLum1.pri, whole genome shotgun sequence genome window below encodes:
- the si:dkey-247m21.3 gene encoding 5-hydroxytryptamine receptor 4, with protein MATTSPRHLLDDRGQEQQQQQQEFLSSLETIVLTIFLSIIIIMTVFGNLLVMVALCKDRHLRKKKTNYFIVSLAFADLLVALLVMPFAAIELTTGEWRYGEIFCLVRTSLDVLLTTASILHLCCIALDRYYAICCQPLVYRHKMTPVRVAVMLSGCWLIPIFISFLPIMQSWNAIGIEDIIEERRALAGGSNDTSCVFLVNRPYALICSTVAFYVPLALMVLAYQRIYVTAMTHVRQIETLQRAGSAPVTGTTPVITVRSSTSSDPSEHYRLRTTMGSSPSEQAPIANSRMRIETKAAKTLAVIMGCFCLCWAPFFITNVVDPFIHYSVPWQLWTAWLWLGYINSGLNPFLYAFLNRAFRRAFLVILCCGDERYARHGSCSYGHTQRAYSAASVNGTSMALRLSFLPNRSYSDNGRTILANEQESQDSLGPL; from the exons ATGGCCACAACATCACCTCGACA tttgttggatgacagaggacaagaacaacagcagcagcagcaggaattCCTGAGCTCGCTGGAGACAATTGTTCTGACCATCTTTCTCTCCATTATTATCATCATGACAGTGTTTGGCAACCTGCTGGTCATGGTGGCACTCTGCAAGGACAGACATCTGAG AAAGAAGAAGACTAACTACTTCATTGTGTCGCTGGCGTTCGCTGACTTGCTGGTTGCCTTGTTGGTGATGCCCTTCGCCGCCATCGAGCTGACCACCGGCGAGTGGCGGTACGGAGAGATCTTCTGTCTGGTCCGAACGTCCCTCGACGTCCTGTTGACCACAGCGTCCATACTGCACCTCTGCTGCATCGCGCTGgacag GTATTACGCTATCTGCTGCCAGCCGCTGGTCTACAGACACAAGATGACCCCAGTCAGAGTGGCAGTGATGCTCAGTGGCTGCTGGCTCATCCCCATATTCATCTCCTTTCTACCCATCATGCAAAGCTGGAACGCCATCGGCATCGAGGACATT ATTGAGGAGAGGCGCGCCTTGGCAGGAGGCTCCAACGACACCAGCTGTGTGTTTCTGGTCAACCGGCCGTATGCCCTGATCTGCTCTACAGTGGCTTTCTACGTCCCGTTGGCCCTCATGGTCCTGGCCTACCAGCGGATCTACGTCACCGCCATGACCCACGTGCGGCAGATCGAAACACTGCAGCGGGCCGGCTCTGCTCCCGTCACCGGGACGACCCCGGTCATAACCGTGaggtcctccacctcctcggatCCATCGGAGCACTACCGCCTTCGGACAACAATGGGCTCCTCGCCCTCAGAGCAGGCTCCCATAGCGAACAGCCGCATGCGCATTGAGACCAAGGCGGCAAAGACGCTGGCGGTTATAATGGGTTGTTTCTGTCTATGCTGGGCGCCGTTCTTCATCACCAACGTGGTGGACCCCTTCATCCATTACTCGGTGCCCTGGCAGCTGTGGACAGCCTGGCTGTGGCTCGGCTACATTAATTCAGGGTTGAACCCTTTCCTGTACGCCTTTCTGAACCGGGCCTTTCGGAGGGCGTTTCTGGTGATTCTCTGCTGTGGGGATGAGCGGTACGCACGGCACGGGAGCTGCTCCTACGGACACACCCAAAGAGCGTACTCGGCCGCGTCGGTCAACGGGACGTCGATGGCACTGAG